In Deinococcus sp. HSC-46F16, the following are encoded in one genomic region:
- the purB gene encoding adenylosuccinate lyase, with the protein MIDRYLTPEMKTLWSEASKYRAWLCVELAAMEAQARHGEVPPTAFAALTARAAEDPLDDAFAARVAEIEAVTRHDIVAFTRALTERYGEEARFIHHGLTSTDVVDTAQNLLLDEAFGLILADVQALREVCRVQAVTHKHTPTVGRTHGIHAEPMTFGLKFLNWMATLDRDLQRLQAAREQVRVVMLSGSVGTYAHVSPQIEEEVAAAWGWQAAPVTNQTLARDRHAEVLAALAILGTTLEKIAVEIRHLQRSEVREAMEPFGKGQTGSSSMPHKKNPILTENVTGFARLLRGYLTTGLENVALWHERDISHSSAERVILPDATSAASYATRRLTGVLRDLVVFPERMLRNLNDLGGLVFSQRVLHALIDEKGMSREAAYDLVQRNALRSWETGEGLRELLGADADNPLGEDELDAAFDLGWYLRHVDAIYARFGL; encoded by the coding sequence GTGATCGACCGCTACCTGACCCCCGAGATGAAGACGCTGTGGAGCGAGGCGAGCAAGTACCGCGCGTGGCTGTGCGTGGAACTCGCCGCGATGGAGGCCCAGGCCCGGCACGGCGAGGTGCCGCCCACGGCCTTCGCCGCCCTGACCGCCCGCGCCGCCGAGGACCCCCTGGACGACGCCTTCGCCGCGCGGGTGGCCGAGATCGAGGCGGTCACCCGGCACGACATCGTGGCCTTTACCCGCGCCCTGACCGAGCGCTACGGCGAGGAAGCCCGCTTCATCCACCACGGCCTGACCAGCACCGATGTAGTGGACACGGCCCAGAACCTGCTGCTGGACGAGGCCTTCGGGCTGATTCTGGCCGATGTGCAAGCCCTACGTGAGGTCTGCCGGGTGCAGGCCGTCACCCACAAGCACACGCCCACGGTGGGCCGCACCCACGGCATCCACGCCGAGCCGATGACCTTCGGGCTGAAGTTCCTGAACTGGATGGCGACGCTGGACCGTGACCTCCAGCGGCTCCAGGCGGCGCGGGAGCAGGTGCGGGTGGTCATGCTGTCCGGGTCGGTGGGCACCTACGCGCACGTCTCACCGCAGATCGAGGAGGAGGTCGCCGCCGCCTGGGGCTGGCAGGCCGCGCCCGTCACCAACCAGACCCTCGCCCGCGACCGCCACGCGGAGGTCCTGGCGGCCCTCGCCATCCTGGGGACCACGCTGGAGAAGATCGCGGTGGAGATTCGTCACCTCCAGCGCTCGGAAGTGCGCGAGGCGATGGAACCTTTCGGCAAGGGGCAGACGGGCAGCTCCTCCATGCCGCACAAGAAAAACCCGATCCTGACCGAGAACGTGACGGGCTTCGCGCGGCTGCTGCGCGGCTACCTGACGACCGGGCTGGAAAACGTGGCGCTGTGGCACGAGCGCGATATTTCCCATTCCAGCGCCGAGCGGGTGATTCTGCCCGACGCGACGAGCGCCGCGAGCTACGCCACCCGCCGCCTGACCGGGGTGCTGCGTGACCTGGTGGTCTTTCCCGAGCGGATGCTGCGGAACCTGAACGACCTCGGCGGGCTGGTCTTTTCCCAGCGGGTGCTGCACGCCCTGATCGACGAGAAGGGCATGAGCCGCGAGGCCGCCTATGACCTCGTGCAGCGCAACGCTCTGAGGAGCTGGGAGACGGGCGAGGGCCTGCGCGAGCTGCTCGGTGCGGACGCAGATAACCCGCTGGGCGAGGACGAACTGGACGCCGCCTTCGATCTGGGCTGGTACCTGCGGCACGTGGACGCGATCTACGCCCGCTTCGGGCTGTGA
- a CDS encoding damage-inducible protein DinB yields the protein MNLLQGALGGTSFPDPERLLANLSWEDASRSVIGVPYTLAGLLAHLAVTARASLDLAAGRAENWPDDLDAWPGVADEAAFRTLLVELRLGLTEARALADSPSDRARDILTDLAAHSAYHWGQVALLRRVLGVWPEGE from the coding sequence ATGAACCTGCTGCAAGGTGCCCTGGGCGGCACCAGTTTCCCCGACCCCGAACGGCTGCTCGCGAACCTGAGCTGGGAGGACGCCTCCCGCTCGGTGATCGGCGTGCCCTACACCCTGGCTGGCCTCCTCGCGCATCTCGCGGTGACCGCCCGCGCCAGCCTCGACCTCGCGGCGGGGCGAGCCGAGAACTGGCCCGACGACCTCGACGCCTGGCCGGGGGTCGCGGACGAGGCCGCCTTTCGCACCCTGCTCGTCGAGCTGCGGCTGGGGCTGACCGAGGCCCGCGCCCTGGCCGACTCGCCCTCCGACCGGGCGCGGGACATCCTGACCGACCTCGCCGCACACAGCGCCTACCACTGGGGCCAGGTCGCGCTGCTGCGGCGCGTGCTGGGCGTGTGGCCGGAGGGCGAGTGA
- a CDS encoding histidine triad nucleotide-binding protein: MNNPPAPSLFERIIGRELPADIVYEDEGFIAIRDIAPKAPIHLLVIPKKVTARVDEITDPAEMGELWLTAVRVARQHAADFRLVVNCGAGAGQMVFHTHVHILAGWDGAPGSDVL, translated from the coding sequence ATGAATAACCCGCCTGCCCCCTCTCTCTTCGAGCGCATCATCGGCCGCGAGCTGCCCGCCGACATCGTGTATGAGGACGAAGGCTTCATCGCCATCCGCGACATCGCGCCCAAGGCGCCCATTCACCTGCTGGTGATTCCGAAAAAGGTCACGGCCCGCGTGGACGAGATCACCGATCCCGCCGAGATGGGTGAGCTGTGGCTGACCGCCGTGCGGGTCGCGCGGCAGCACGCGGCCGATTTCCGGCTGGTCGTGAACTGCGGGGCCGGGGCCGGGCAGATGGTCTTCCACACCCACGTCCACATCCTGGCCGGATGGGACGGGGCACCGGGGAGCGACGTGCTGTGA
- a CDS encoding DUF84 family protein: MELTADEARLFGVVAVARRHSGGVQMEWSRTADLRLPPEVARRVRGGEELGPVMDALLGTSGIKRGVGSVGVLTGGLLTRADVWRQAVILAATPLRGASGLYPGA; the protein is encoded by the coding sequence GTGGAGCTGACGGCAGACGAGGCCCGGCTTTTCGGGGTGGTGGCGGTCGCCCGGCGGCACTCGGGCGGGGTCCAAATGGAGTGGTCCCGCACCGCCGACCTGCGCTTGCCCCCCGAGGTCGCGCGGCGGGTGCGGGGCGGCGAGGAACTCGGTCCGGTGATGGACGCGCTGCTGGGCACATCGGGCATCAAGCGGGGCGTGGGCAGCGTGGGCGTGCTGACGGGCGGCCTGCTGACCCGCGCGGACGTGTGGCGGCAGGCCGTGATCCTGGCCGCGACGCCCCTGCGAGGGGCTTCCGGGCTGTACCCTGGGGCATGA
- a CDS encoding alpha/beta fold hydrolase yields the protein MAGLSRVLCLHGGGLDARQWRGLRERLPEFELLIPDLPGHGTRRGERLTLEGALDGQPAHVVGHSMGGAPALELARRHPAQVQSLLVSGTVGPLSPGQARLMGWAARLPLPSGPALGLALRQFRIPSSDREWVREALASTLAPAWQADLVRLMVSLAPPEPSPARTSVLVGSLETRPARSGAARLARQLQASPAWQVPGVGHVWHLEQPDLFAGVAGAWVRGETRPDVLRPRR from the coding sequence GTGGCGGGCCTGAGCCGCGTCCTGTGCCTGCATGGGGGCGGGCTGGACGCCCGGCAGTGGCGGGGATTGCGCGAGCGCTTGCCCGAGTTCGAGCTGCTGATCCCCGATCTCCCCGGCCACGGCACCCGCCGGGGCGAGCGGCTCACGCTGGAGGGGGCGCTGGACGGCCAACCCGCCCACGTCGTCGGGCACTCGATGGGCGGGGCGCCGGCACTGGAACTCGCGCGGCGGCACCCGGCACAGGTTCAGTCCCTGCTGGTGTCGGGAACGGTGGGGCCGCTCAGTCCCGGTCAGGCGCGGCTGATGGGGTGGGCAGCCCGGCTCCCGCTGCCCTCCGGCCCGGCGCTGGGGCTGGCGCTGCGGCAGTTCCGGATTCCGTCGAGCGACCGGGAGTGGGTCCGGGAGGCCCTCGCCTCCACCCTAGCCCCCGCCTGGCAGGCCGACCTCGTCCGGCTGATGGTGAGCCTCGCCCCACCCGAGCCCTCCCCCGCCCGGACGTCGGTGCTCGTCGGGAGTCTGGAGACGCGACCGGCCCGCAGCGGAGCCGCGCGGCTGGCCCGGCAGCTCCAGGCCTCTCCCGCGTGGCAGGTACCGGGCGTGGGTCATGTCTGGCATCTGGAGCAACCCGACCTCTTCGCGGGGGTGGCGGGGGCATGGGTCCGGGGCGAGACGCGGCCGGACGTGTTGCGGCCCCGGCGCTGA
- a CDS encoding response regulator, which translates to MADPLHPLASATPIEILLVEDSEPDIILTQEAFAAAGVANRLHVARDGVEALDFLRRAPGYEDSPRPDVILLDINMPRKNGLEVLEDLKLDPLLMTIPVIVLTTSQADEDILRSYQAHAASYVVKPIDFEHFYLAIQALGRYMLSIVRVPPHPA; encoded by the coding sequence ATGGCAGACCCCCTCCACCCCTTGGCGAGCGCCACCCCCATCGAGATTCTGCTCGTCGAGGACAGCGAGCCGGACATCATCCTGACCCAGGAGGCGTTCGCGGCGGCGGGGGTCGCCAACCGCCTGCACGTGGCCCGCGACGGCGTCGAGGCCCTCGACTTCCTGCGCCGCGCCCCCGGCTACGAGGACAGCCCGCGCCCCGACGTGATCCTGCTCGACATCAACATGCCGCGCAAGAACGGGCTGGAGGTGCTCGAAGACCTCAAGCTTGACCCCCTGCTCATGACCATCCCGGTGATCGTCCTGACCACCAGCCAGGCCGACGAGGACATCCTGCGCTCCTACCAGGCGCACGCAGCGAGTTACGTGGTCAAGCCCATTGACTTCGAGCACTTCTACCTGGCGATTCAGGCCCTGGGGCGGTACATGCTCAGCATCGTGCGGGTGCCGCCCCATCCGGCGTGA
- a CDS encoding N-acetyl-gamma-glutamyl-phosphate reductase: MSERVSVALVGGDTPQGAEFLRMALAHPYLEVTGVSARAHIGHPVAEVYPTLRGVTRLGFRAASDLGEADVLVLADAVEDGPTEGTRLTLDLTGHRVAEALTPGSGWVYGLPERMRSALRGTARVAAPGDLATAAVLTLAPLLERGVLLPRGLRLTELRGASVSAFAVGHDQAEEIARALPGRFPLEFTAAGLPGMAGLLLLAEAWVPDGYSDRDVWSAYREAYAGETFVRLLPGDTPDPARLRGTPFIELGTSLDLDSGRVLLAAALDPRGRGGAGQALQSLNLTLGWPEGTGLGFTGLLP, translated from the coding sequence ATGAGTGAGCGAGTCTCCGTCGCCCTCGTCGGCGGCGACACCCCCCAGGGGGCCGAGTTCCTGCGGATGGCGCTGGCGCACCCGTACTTGGAGGTCACCGGGGTGAGCGCCCGCGCCCACATCGGGCATCCCGTCGCGGAGGTCTACCCCACCCTGCGCGGGGTGACCCGGCTGGGCTTCCGCGCCGCCAGTGATCTGGGAGAAGCCGACGTGCTCGTGCTGGCCGACGCGGTGGAAGATGGCCCGACTGAGGGCACCCGCCTGACGCTCGATCTCACGGGCCACCGGGTGGCCGAGGCCCTGACCCCCGGCTCGGGCTGGGTGTATGGCCTGCCGGAGCGGATGCGGTCGGCGTTGCGTGGGACCGCGCGGGTGGCCGCCCCCGGCGACCTCGCCACCGCCGCCGTGCTGACGCTCGCGCCGCTGCTGGAGCGGGGCGTGCTGCTGCCGCGTGGCCTGCGCCTGACCGAGCTGCGGGGAGCGTCTGTGTCCGCCTTCGCCGTGGGCCACGACCAGGCGGAAGAGATCGCCCGCGCCCTGCCGGGCCGCTTCCCGCTGGAGTTCACGGCGGCGGGGCTGCCAGGAATGGCGGGACTGCTGCTCCTCGCGGAAGCCTGGGTTCCCGACGGCTACAGCGACCGCGACGTGTGGAGCGCCTACCGCGAGGCGTATGCGGGCGAAACCTTCGTGCGGCTGCTGCCGGGCGATACCCCCGACCCCGCCCGGCTGCGCGGTACGCCCTTCATCGAGCTGGGCACCAGCCTCGACCTCGACTCGGGCCGCGTGCTGCTGGCAGCGGCACTGGACCCCAGGGGACGCGGGGGCGCGGGGCAGGCGCTCCAGAGCCTCAATCTCACGCTGGGATGGCCGGAGGGGACCGGGCTGGGGTTTACCGGACTCCTCCCCTGA
- a CDS encoding adenylyltransferase/cytidyltransferase family protein: MTAGAVYVGRFQPPHAAHLASVRHALAHADHLLVLLGSANLARSVKNPFSAPERAGMLRGALRAAGADVRRVTFRPLPDRFDAELWAADVRREAAGVFGEGVSVSLVGFEKDASTAYLRWFPGWDRLPVPEVPGLNATDLRAAYFTGRPLPDGVPEVVRAFLARFSETPASPRLRAEWAAVEAARAALPPGAHLHEERWLHVEGEKVWLHTRRDSIGQGLWELPGRVLPPGEKATGGHEFAQPARALVAPTTAHVYREAVPAAFPARPVPVALALRTPRRFHEDHHVIFMRLLAGSASSSSPG; the protein is encoded by the coding sequence ATGACCGCCGGGGCCGTGTACGTCGGCCGCTTTCAGCCGCCCCACGCGGCACACCTGGCGAGCGTCCGGCACGCGCTGGCCCACGCCGATCACCTCCTCGTGCTGCTGGGAAGTGCAAATCTCGCCCGCTCGGTTAAGAACCCATTTAGCGCCCCCGAGCGGGCGGGGATGCTGCGGGGGGCCTTGCGGGCAGCGGGGGCGGATGTTCGCCGGGTGACGTTCCGCCCCCTCCCCGACCGCTTCGACGCCGAACTCTGGGCGGCGGACGTGCGGCGGGAGGCGGCGGGGGTTTTCGGGGAAGGTGTCTCAGTGTCCCTCGTCGGCTTCGAAAAGGATGCCAGCACCGCCTACCTGCGCTGGTTTCCCGGCTGGGACCGCCTGCCCGTGCCGGAGGTGCCGGGTCTGAATGCGACCGACCTGCGGGCGGCCTACTTCACCGGGCGCCCGCTGCCGGACGGGGTGCCTGAGGTGGTGCGGGCTTTCCTTGCCCGGTTCTCGGAGACACCCGCCTCCCCCCGCCTGCGGGCCGAGTGGGCAGCAGTGGAGGCCGCTCGCGCCGCCCTACCCCCCGGTGCCCACCTGCACGAGGAACGTTGGCTGCATGTGGAGGGCGAGAAGGTGTGGCTGCATACCCGCCGTGACTCCATCGGCCAGGGCTTATGGGAGCTGCCAGGACGCGTGCTGCCGCCGGGCGAGAAGGCAACGGGCGGCCACGAGTTCGCCCAGCCCGCCCGCGCCCTCGTCGCGCCGACGACCGCGCATGTGTACCGGGAAGCTGTGCCCGCCGCGTTTCCCGCCCGTCCGGTGCCCGTCGCGCTGGCCCTGCGGACTCCGCGCCGTTTTCACGAGGACCATCATGTGATCTTCATGCGGCTGCTGGCAGGGTCTGCCTCCTCATCCAGTCCGGGCTGA
- a CDS encoding GNAT family N-acetyltransferase, translated as MTSEPQVVNNEAENRYELREGDEVLGFAEYRPAGQALMFSHTEIDPAHEGKGLGSRLVRGALDDARAQGREVVPMCPFVASYIREHREYVDLVQPGQRGVFGL; from the coding sequence ATGACGAGCGAACCGCAGGTGGTCAACAACGAGGCCGAGAACCGTTACGAGCTGCGGGAGGGCGACGAGGTGCTGGGGTTTGCCGAGTACCGCCCGGCGGGTCAGGCCCTGATGTTCAGCCACACCGAGATCGACCCCGCCCACGAGGGCAAGGGCCTGGGCTCGCGGCTGGTGCGCGGTGCCCTGGACGACGCCCGCGCCCAGGGCCGGGAGGTCGTGCCCATGTGCCCTTTCGTGGCGTCGTATATCCGCGAGCACCGCGAGTACGTGGACCTCGTGCAGCCGGGGCAGCGCGGGGTGTTCGGGCTGTAA
- a CDS encoding MFS transporter codes for MTSSARPISLDDAVDRLGLGPFQWRLLAICGLTWAADAMEVLLMGFALPGISAAFGLERGSADATLLLTATFAGMFVGALFWGWLADRIGRRAVFLTTVALGVVFGLAGAFAPSVAWLVLARVLTGFAIGGTLPVDYAMMAEFVPTAWRGRFLVYLESFWAVGTVMVAGLAWSLSTVFEPAEAWRWLLALAALPGLIGLVARLGIPDSPRSLLVREQEGAARAALTRVARANGTALPDAPLQAPPPAPRVTPAALFAGALRRRTVLLALVWFGLSLGYYGIFTWLPSYLRAGGLDLGAVYRTTLLLALAQVPGYLLSAYLVERVGRRGTLAGFLGVSAVAAFLFLLAGTPGTVLGTSALLSAALLGAWGALYAYTPELFPTPLRTTGMGFVSGMARLASLLSPSLGALLLTGQLAWALGLFASCFALAAVCAWLIGVETRGRQLSEAAMPENAA; via the coding sequence ATGACTTCCTCCGCCCGGCCGATTTCCCTCGACGACGCCGTGGACCGCCTGGGTCTCGGTCCCTTTCAATGGCGGCTGCTCGCCATCTGCGGGCTGACCTGGGCGGCCGACGCGATGGAGGTGCTCTTGATGGGCTTCGCTCTGCCGGGCATCAGCGCCGCCTTCGGGCTGGAGCGCGGCTCGGCGGACGCGACCCTGCTGCTGACCGCCACCTTCGCGGGGATGTTCGTGGGGGCGCTGTTCTGGGGCTGGCTGGCGGACCGCATCGGGCGGCGGGCGGTGTTCCTGACGACGGTGGCGCTGGGGGTGGTCTTCGGGCTGGCCGGGGCCTTCGCGCCCTCGGTGGCGTGGCTGGTGCTGGCCCGCGTCCTGACCGGCTTTGCCATCGGCGGCACGCTCCCGGTGGATTACGCGATGATGGCCGAGTTCGTGCCCACCGCGTGGCGGGGGCGCTTTTTGGTGTATCTGGAGAGTTTCTGGGCGGTGGGCACGGTCATGGTGGCGGGACTGGCGTGGTCCCTCAGCACCGTCTTCGAGCCTGCCGAGGCGTGGCGCTGGCTGCTGGCCCTCGCCGCGCTGCCGGGGCTCATTGGGCTGGTCGCGCGGCTGGGAATTCCCGATTCGCCGCGCTCGCTGCTCGTGCGGGAGCAGGAGGGAGCGGCACGGGCGGCGCTGACGCGGGTGGCCCGCGCGAACGGCACCGCGCTGCCCGACGCCCCGCTGCAAGCCCCACCGCCTGCCCCCCGCGTAACCCCGGCGGCCCTCTTCGCGGGGGCGTTGCGGCGGCGCACGGTGCTTCTCGCGCTGGTGTGGTTCGGCCTCAGCCTGGGGTATTACGGCATCTTCACCTGGTTGCCGTCGTACCTGCGGGCGGGGGGGCTCGACCTCGGCGCCGTGTACCGGACCACGCTGCTGCTCGCACTGGCGCAGGTGCCGGGCTACCTGCTCTCGGCGTATCTGGTCGAGCGGGTGGGGCGGCGGGGCACGCTGGCGGGCTTCCTGGGGGTGTCGGCGGTGGCGGCCTTCCTCTTCCTGCTGGCGGGCACGCCGGGCACGGTGCTGGGGACCTCGGCGCTGCTCTCGGCCGCGCTGCTGGGGGCGTGGGGGGCGCTGTACGCCTACACGCCGGAACTGTTTCCCACGCCGCTGCGGACCACTGGGATGGGCTTCGTGAGCGGCATGGCGCGGCTGGCCTCGCTGCTCTCGCCGTCGCTGGGGGCGCTGCTGCTGACCGGACAACTTGCTTGGGCGCTGGGCCTCTTCGCGTCGTGCTTCGCCCTGGCCGCCGTCTGCGCCTGGCTGATCGGCGTAGAGACGCGTGGGCGGCAGCTTTCCGAAGCCGCCATGCCGGAGAATGCGGCGTGA
- a CDS encoding nicotinate phosphoribosyltransferase produces the protein MTSPAPLSPLLTDLYQLTMMQGYWHHGLHARSAVFDLYFRKLPFQGGFAVWAGLEPVLERLEEVRFSEDDLAYLESLGQFRPDFLTALRGWRFSGRVTAFREGRVVFPHEPLLTVHAPLWEAQLVETALLNTLNFQTLVATKAARCVLAAAASPHGGQVVEFGARRAQGPDGSLSAARAAFVGGAVGTSNVEAGRLYGLPVSGTHAHAWVESFPDELTAFRAYAELYPDSTVLLLDTVDTLQSGLPNALTVARELRERGHELRGVRLDSGDLAYLSCRVRAAFDEAGFPTVKIVASNDLSESVIASIIAEGGRIDTYGVGTQLVTAGGEGGGALGGVFKLAELDGVPKMKLTGEPRKSSLPGEKAVWRAVEADGSYALDALTLGEAPRPGDRVSDPTNPLRFSRLPQGLEWHPAREVVMEGGQRTHAPESLPDIQARARADLARLPAGTRRMLNPHLYRVGLADDVAALRDRVAEELRGHLQP, from the coding sequence GTGACTTCCCCCGCCCCGCTTTCTCCCCTTCTGACCGACCTCTACCAGCTCACCATGATGCAGGGCTACTGGCACCACGGCCTGCACGCGCGGTCGGCGGTCTTTGACCTCTACTTCCGCAAATTGCCCTTTCAGGGGGGCTTCGCAGTGTGGGCGGGGCTGGAACCCGTGTTGGAGAGGTTGGAGGAGGTGCGCTTCTCCGAGGACGACCTCGCCTATCTGGAGAGCCTGGGGCAGTTCCGCCCCGACTTCCTTACGGCCCTGCGCGGCTGGCGGTTCTCCGGACGGGTCACGGCTTTCCGGGAGGGCCGCGTGGTCTTTCCGCACGAGCCGCTGCTGACGGTGCACGCGCCGCTGTGGGAGGCGCAGCTCGTGGAGACGGCGCTGCTGAACACGCTGAACTTTCAGACCCTGGTGGCGACCAAGGCCGCCCGCTGCGTCCTCGCGGCGGCGGCCAGCCCACACGGGGGCCAGGTCGTGGAGTTCGGCGCTCGGCGGGCGCAGGGGCCGGACGGCTCGCTCAGCGCGGCGCGGGCCGCCTTCGTGGGCGGGGCGGTGGGCACCTCCAACGTGGAGGCGGGGCGGCTCTACGGTCTGCCCGTCAGCGGCACGCACGCGCACGCCTGGGTCGAAAGTTTTCCCGACGAGTTAACGGCCTTCCGCGCCTACGCCGAGCTGTACCCCGACAGCACGGTGCTGCTGCTGGACACGGTGGACACCCTCCAGAGCGGCCTGCCCAATGCCCTGACCGTCGCCCGCGAGTTGCGAGAGCGCGGCCACGAGCTGCGTGGCGTGCGGCTCGACAGCGGCGACCTCGCCTACCTCTCGTGCCGGGTCCGCGCGGCCTTCGACGAGGCGGGCTTCCCCACCGTGAAGATCGTCGCCAGCAACGACCTCTCCGAGTCGGTGATCGCCTCCATCATCGCGGAGGGCGGGCGCATCGACACCTACGGGGTCGGCACCCAACTCGTCACGGCGGGCGGCGAGGGGGGCGGGGCGCTGGGCGGCGTGTTCAAGCTGGCGGAGCTGGACGGCGTGCCCAAGATGAAGCTGACCGGCGAGCCGCGCAAGTCCAGCCTGCCAGGGGAAAAGGCCGTGTGGCGAGCGGTGGAGGCGGACGGGAGCTACGCGCTGGACGCGCTGACACTGGGCGAGGCCCCCCGCCCCGGCGACCGGGTGAGCGACCCCACCAACCCACTGCGCTTCTCGCGGCTGCCGCAGGGACTGGAATGGCACCCCGCCCGCGAGGTGGTGATGGAGGGGGGCCAGCGCACCCACGCCCCCGAGAGCCTGCCTGACATTCAGGCCCGCGCCCGCGCCGACCTCGCGCGGCTTCCGGCGGGGACCCGGCGCATGCTCAACCCGCACCTCTACCGGGTGGGCCTGGCGGACGACGTGGCCGCCCTGCGCGACCGGGTGGCCGAGGAACTGCGGGGCCATCTCCAGCCATGA
- a CDS encoding SDR family oxidoreductase has translation MRVPKRLLLAAGVGLLSARRLLKSPFDLQGRSVLISGGSRGLGLALAREFAARGARLTLLARTAADLDRAAADLRGRGATVHTVTGDVTVDADVRRAVEEANRQHGRLDVVVNNAGIITVGPLENMTEEHFRESLEVNTLAPLRLTRAALPFLRARGGRVLIVASVGAKVGVPHLAPYSVSKFAVAGLGQAMRAELAREGVGVTTVCPGLMRTGSPRHAGVSGQAEKEYALFATVDNAPVISLDAAEAARRIVDALVRGDAETMVGGPALILRYAQALAPQLTADLLALGGRLLPAPVPGARTVPGSEAETRVTERNPIKQRAEADLNEGGPTVKPETT, from the coding sequence ATGAGAGTGCCCAAGCGTCTGCTGCTGGCTGCCGGGGTGGGGCTGCTGAGCGCCCGCCGCCTGCTGAAGTCGCCCTTCGACCTGCAGGGCCGCAGCGTTCTGATCAGCGGGGGCTCGCGCGGCCTGGGGCTGGCCCTGGCCCGCGAGTTCGCCGCGCGGGGCGCCCGCCTGACCCTGCTTGCCCGCACCGCCGCCGACCTCGACCGCGCCGCCGCCGACCTGCGGGGCCGGGGGGCCACCGTCCATACCGTGACGGGCGACGTGACCGTGGACGCCGACGTGCGCCGCGCGGTCGAGGAGGCCAACCGTCAGCACGGCCGCCTCGACGTGGTGGTGAACAACGCCGGAATCATCACGGTGGGGCCGCTGGAGAACATGACCGAGGAGCATTTCCGCGAGTCGCTGGAGGTCAACACCCTGGCCCCGCTGCGGCTGACGCGGGCCGCGCTGCCCTTCCTGCGGGCGCGGGGGGGGCGGGTCCTGATCGTGGCGTCGGTGGGGGCCAAGGTCGGCGTGCCGCACCTCGCGCCGTACTCGGTGAGCAAGTTCGCGGTGGCGGGGCTGGGCCAGGCCATGCGGGCGGAACTCGCGCGGGAGGGGGTGGGTGTCACCACCGTCTGCCCCGGCCTGATGCGGACCGGCAGCCCCCGCCACGCCGGGGTGAGTGGGCAGGCCGAGAAGGAATACGCCCTCTTCGCCACGGTGGACAACGCCCCCGTCATCTCGCTGGACGCCGCCGAGGCTGCCCGCCGCATCGTGGACGCCCTGGTGCGCGGCGACGCCGAGACGATGGTGGGCGGTCCCGCCCTGATCCTGCGCTACGCCCAGGCCCTCGCCCCACAGCTCACCGCCGATCTGCTCGCGCTGGGGGGGCGCCTGCTCCCCGCCCCGGTGCCGGGTGCCCGCACGGTGCCCGGCTCGGAAGCGGAGACCAGGGTCACCGAGCGCAATCCCATCAAGCAGCGGGCCGAGGCCGATCTGAATGAGGGTGGTCCGACGGTCAAGCCTGAAACCACGTAG
- the nadE gene encoding ammonia-dependent NAD(+) synthetase — MPTLRDHIRRDLHVLPDIDPAAEVGRRVTFLAEYLRATGTRGYVLGISGGQDSTLAGRLCQLAAEQVRAEGSEATFLAVRLPYGAQADEADAQAALAFIQPDRTVTVNIKGAVDASAQAAAEALGQPLRDFVRGNVKARERMVAQYALAGQEGLLVVGTDHAAEALTGFFTKYGDGGVDLTPLTGLTKRQGAQLLAHLGAPEATWRKVPTADLEDDRPGLPDEAALGVTYGQIDAYLEGRDVPGDVAARLERLYLTTRHKRTTPVTPFEDWWRA, encoded by the coding sequence ATGCCCACCCTGCGCGACCACATCCGCCGCGACCTCCACGTCCTCCCCGACATTGACCCCGCTGCCGAGGTGGGGCGCCGCGTCACCTTCCTCGCGGAGTACCTGCGGGCCACAGGCACACGCGGCTATGTCCTCGGCATCAGCGGGGGCCAGGACAGCACCCTCGCCGGGCGCCTGTGCCAACTTGCCGCCGAGCAGGTCCGGGCGGAGGGGAGCGAAGCCACCTTCCTCGCCGTGCGGCTGCCCTATGGGGCTCAAGCGGACGAGGCGGACGCGCAGGCGGCCCTCGCCTTCATCCAGCCCGACCGCACGGTGACGGTGAACATCAAGGGAGCGGTGGACGCCTCCGCGCAGGCCGCCGCCGAGGCGCTGGGCCAGCCCCTGCGCGACTTCGTGCGCGGCAATGTCAAGGCCCGCGAGCGGATGGTCGCCCAGTACGCCCTCGCCGGGCAGGAGGGCCTGCTGGTGGTGGGCACCGACCACGCGGCGGAGGCGCTGACGGGCTTTTTCACCAAGTACGGCGACGGCGGCGTGGACCTCACGCCCCTGACCGGCCTGACCAAGCGGCAGGGGGCGCAGCTTCTGGCGCACCTCGGCGCTCCCGAGGCCACCTGGCGCAAGGTGCCCACCGCCGACCTCGAAGACGACCGCCCCGGCCTGCCCGACGAGGCCGCGCTGGGGGTGACCTACGGGCAGATCGACGCCTACCTGGAGGGCCGCGACGTGCCGGGGGACGTGGCCGCGCGGCTGGAGCGGCTGTACCTGACCACCCGGCACAAGCGCACCACCCCCGTGACCCCCTTCGAGGACTGGTGGCGGGCCTGA